In Meleagris gallopavo isolate NT-WF06-2002-E0010 breed Aviagen turkey brand Nicholas breeding stock chromosome 3, Turkey_5.1, whole genome shotgun sequence, one DNA window encodes the following:
- the TIMM21 gene encoding mitochondrial import inner membrane translocase subunit Tim21, which produces LRPGAAICTRAGGLSAGKPGGDGKHVSVRTDQKEETLLSTVERVKEAGRDFTYLIVVLVGIGVTGGLFYVIFKELFSSSSPSKIYGDALEKCRSHPEVGNWCFGEPIKGYGEATRRGRRQFVSHFEYVKDGLKHMRLKFYIEGSEPGKQGTVHVKVKENPERGRFDVRYIFVDVDSYPRRTIVIEDNR; this is translated from the exons CTCCGGCCGGGAGCCGCCATCTGCACGCGGGCGGGGGGACTGAGCGCCGGGAAACCCGGCGGGGACGGCAAGCACGTGTCGGTGCGGACAGATCAGAAAGAAGAAACGCTTCTGTCCACTGTTGAGAGAG TTAAagaagctggaagggactttacCTACTTGATTGTGGTGCTTGTTGGAATTGGTGTTAcag GTGGTTTATTCTATGTGATTTTTAAAGAGCTATTCTCTTCTTCCAGTCCAAGTAAGATCTATGGAGATGCCTTAGAGAAATGCAGATCTCATCCTGAGGTGG GTAATTGGTGTTTTGGTGAACCCATTAAAGGTTACGGAGAGGCAACACGAAGAGGAAGACGACAGTTTGTCAG TCACTTTGAATATGTAAAGGATGGACTGAAACATATGCGTTTGAAGTTCTATATTGAGGGCTCTGAACCAGGAAAGCAGGGAACAGTCCATGTGAAAGTCAAAGAG AATCCCGAGAGAGGAAGATTTGATGTCCGTTACATATTTGTGGATGTTGATTCCTATCCTAGAAGAACCATTGTCATAGAAGACAACAGATAG